Part of the Juglans regia cultivar Chandler chromosome 14, Walnut 2.0, whole genome shotgun sequence genome, tatttcaaaacaaaatttggtAACATGCTgagcaatattaattttaagggTAATATTAAAAGTAGTGGCGGTAGTGGAGTCGtttttaactattatttctctaattttaaaatgagttggGCACAGTCGATGcggaaaaaaaacaagagagggGAATGCATCGAAGAAGAGAAGAGACTCCCATTGCCAAGTAAAAGATGATCCTATCTTTCTTCCATAATTATCTCCTCCAACAGCTAAACATTCTTTTAAGCTTCTAACCTTCTTTGACATGTTCCCTTTGTTATACGTACGTATCTCTTTCCATAAACTTCATATAGGCTTATTttgattctctctctcgctctctctctctctctctctcaatgtcGGACGACAGCCCTGTCTTAGAAATGACCAACACTCCCACCTCAGAAACCaccagccccgccggcacgtcAAAACCCACACCCGAAATAGCTTCATCATCTGGTTCCCTCTCCAAAACTCAATCAGCCATCCGATCCCTCTCCTCCATCCTCCCCACAACCACTCCCCCTGACCTCTGCACCGCTTTATCTCTTCTGCACGATCTTGAAGTCGCCTCCAATATCTCCTTCCTCCTCCGCCAACCCAACTCCGGCGCCGGCGATGACAACCTCTGCCGCTGGCTCTACGACACCTTCCAATCTGGTGAGTCCGACCTCCAACTCGTTGTCCTCCGCTTCCTTCCCATCGTCGCAGGCGTCTACCTCTCCCGCGTCAGTCTCAGCAAGCCCCTCGCAGGCTTCGAGGCGGTCCTGCTGGCCCTCTATGCCCACGAGACCACTTCTCGTGCCGGCCAACCAATAACAGTTAACGTACCGGACTTGTCGCATCCGAGTGTTTACCATGAATCCATATCGCCCACTAAAAACAACTCCACAGCCTTTAACCTAGCCGTTCTATCCCCCAGTTTGGAGCCTCTTGGAACTGTCAGGTCTACGAAAAGGGCTCGGATAGTTGGGGTGGCTCTAGAGTTGTATTACAGCAAGATATTTCAGATGCCAATCGGGTCCAAAATTGACTTCTGCGACTTTTGTGTGATTTGGGCTGGCCATGAAGCGGACGTCGTATGCAAGGATAGCGATTATGGTGCGAGTGAACTGCTTGGAGCGAATGAGTCGAGGGAGAGGATGGGGAAGGAGGGGAGGATTCCTCTTCCATGGGAATTGCTGCAGCCGGTATTGAGAATTCTGGGTCACTGCCTTTTGGGAACAAGAGAAAATAAGGAACTGTTTGATGCGGCATGGGCGGCATGTAGAAGTCTATCTGCGAGGTCTATACATGATATTGATCCTAGGGCAATTTTGGCCACTGGGAGCTTGCTTAGGCTTGGGAAGATGGCTATGGAGCCCAAGGATGATTATGATCCAACTGAAGTTCAAACCTCTGGTGTCATTACAATCTGAAAGCGTTCTATATATGAAGGTTAAATATGAATAaagaaatcttttatttttgtttctatcCGCTTCTTGAGTACTAAACATACGTGATATTTTTGAAGtttctttccttcctttcttTCATGTCAAAGAAAGGAAATATCACGTTGTCCGCTCCATGCTTTCACGTCGACGgaaattttataagtaaacataCGTATTAAACATACGtgatattataagttataataagtACTATACtcatataagagttatagtattaaaagcatattataaaagttatagtattatagcataatatgttagaatattttaaatatgggcttcatttgattgcacattttataaaacgggttagacatatatataactcacaatgatattttgttttaacccactaagttgagtaatcatttggggtttgttgcaccttagtaatataggattatatcctatttatattgtggtataattacgtatgtagACCTGGAAAACCAAGGGTCTTGATTATGGAATTTTTATAGATCCATATTAAttgagtccttaatgggtggactccattagttttcatttataagaggctaggtccctcctcctctccgtatgtccattggcttgccccatttatagctgatattttgtgaggagcaaggaggagaagatctgtCTATATGCATTCTGGAAACATGACTTCCGCaggtatattttcaccattttcgttttcaatattgctattttagattctgatttctagcatgtattttcgtgtatttttacatttggtatcagagccaccatGCTAGGATTAGAATCTCTGGTTAAGAATGCGATGATGCATTTTTGTTGTTCTGTTttcggttttattttatttatgcaaatcgATCGCTCAAAATGAAATGTGTAGGATTTATTTGCTGTAAATCTTCAATCTGGTtgggtttctattttctcttaattGTTTCCGCAACTTTACTGTTATGGTTTCACcatttacatttttgttttaattttcggAACCATTTTTGGGCAAGAAAATCGTATTACACAATCGATCGATCAAACTCATATCAAGATCGGTTTTTGGAatgatatttacttgttttagatgtgtttaatcGATAATATGTTtcggttttgagtttttacaaAACTAGGGTTAATACCCATTTCGAAATTTGATTAATCTTCCTTAAATATTGATACCCATTGTTTTAAAACACCATATATGTGTTTTTCCGGCACTATATATTGtttcccctaaattaattttagtttttgatccAAGAATTgcatgaaattgagaaaaatccgTTTAAAACCCGTAGACCCGGTTTTCAGACCCGCGACCCGCTTGCTGACCCggctggaggttgaagatgaattcaCCTCCAGCCAGAATGTTGCCCACGCGCAGCAGGTGGCGCGTGCGGCGCGTGTGGCACAGTAAAAAGtgttttttctggttttctttttccagtatTTATGTACTCGCCCtattaaagttatatatattttttgaaaaatttttgtaacatcATAAGACactgttttatatatttgaatgttatttacacatttttctgTGGGCTACAGTGTActgaatattataatattttttgtggtgaaTAGTCAGTATCTTATATGATCTGTGCATatgtgtactctctctctcaacatgttttggatgcatgttaattttgtgacttgttataagtattttgtatatatatgcattccaaattcatatttaattttagacatatttgttGTCTTATATGTTTGATCTATTCACACTGTTTTAGTATCACAATCACATTTGAATTCTAATTGTGATTGTATCAagttgatgattattattatcattttgtgattgtaatttATGGGCATTTAGATTATCCTTATTattccattaaataaaatttttgaaatatttgtgggTGGTAGCCGCCAAAGTGGCACActcattgatatttaaaaaaggatatctttgttttctaatttattgcacataatatcttgcccaaaggtgttattgtgtgtgacattttagaaaattgtgtgaattaattaatgagattatattagtctagaaatttccttctgcctaaaggtgatggtattttgaaactgatgtgattttattaattagttttgtgatatgttttaagAGTACCTTATAGCATGTTGTTTAGTTAGCCCAAAGGTGACTTTACAATGATGCACCAAGGCTCTTACTGTAATGAAGCTCATATGGTTCCGAGCTTAATTATGTATTGTCTAATTAATAGCtcatattaattagaaagattTGATATCATCTATTGACTGCATGCTATCTGTTtggatgataattaaataaaatgtactatttCATGTTTCCACAGTTTTGAGTGCCTCCTCTATTTCAAGTCAATTATCTGCTATTGAAACTTTGACTGGGAATAATTATGTGAGATGGAAACGAGACGTAGAAATTGCTCTTGGtcttttgggattggattttgtCCTAGAAGACCAACCTTCAAAACCTACTGATAAGAGCACTGCCGAATATGTGGCTGAATATCAAGAGTGGGATAGGGCAAACAGACTTTGTCTAAAGATTATCAAGCGTTCTATATCAGATTCCATTATGGGAGCTATTCCAGACAGTGATAATGCTAAGCAATTTTTGGGTGCCATAGGACAAAGGTTTGTTGAATCCGATAAAGCTGAAACTGGAGACCTGATGGATAGACTGAtgagtatgaaatatgatggttcTAGTGGAGTTAGGGAGTacattatgaaaatgatacatatatccTCTAAGCTAGAAGCCCTCAAAATTCCCATTGCTGAGCCTTTTCTGGTTTATCATGTTCTTAATAGTCTTCCTTGCCAGTTTAATCAGCTAAAGGTAGCTTACAATGCCCAGCGAGATAAATGTgatttaaatgatttgatagTAGTATGTGCCCAAGAAGAGTGTAGGATGCGTCGTAAGACCGTTGAAACTGTGCAATTAGCTTTTCAACCTCAACAGAACAAGGGgtcttttcataatcataagTCTAAGTTCCACAAGGGAAATAAGTCACACCGAAATCAGCACAGTAAAAGGTTTGAAAGTCAGACTTCTGGTGGTCCTAAAGAAactgtgaagaaaaatgatcagTGCAAGTTTTGTAAGAAGAAGGGTCATTGGCAAAAggattgttttaagtttaaagtttggttgaagaagaagaagaactcgaCAGGTACCCCATTGGCCTTAGTTTGTTTTGAGTCTTCTTTAGTAGATGTGCCTTTAAATTCTTGGTGGATAGACTCAGGTGCAAGTATTCATATTGCGAATTCCTTGCAGGGGTTCGTAAGCAAACGGAGGCCAAGTGAGAATGAAGTAAGCTTATGCGTTGGGAATGGAGTTCAAGTGAAGGTCGAGTTTATAGGAGTAGTAAAGTTGTCTTTGGAGTctggtttttctcttgttttggagAACACAGTTTTTGTACCGTCAATGAGACggaatttgatttctatatcaaaacttgatgagtctggtcaaaacatgggcgattttgtaaaatttttacaagGGAGTGGAATAGTGcctcaatacaccatgccagGAACACCCGAGCAGAATGGTGTCTCTGAAAGACGAAATCGGACTCTAAAGGACAAGGTTAGGAGTATGATGAGCAGAACAAATTTGCCAGAATATCTATGGGGTGAAGTTTTGAAAACTGCTATGTACATTTTAAACAGGGTTCCCAGTAAAGCTGTTTCAAAAACTCCTTTTGAATTGTGGACAGGCCGTAAGCCAAGTTTGGCTCATTTTAGAGTTTGGGGATGTCCAGCTGAGGTTAGGATTTATAATCCTCTtgaaaagaaactagacccaaaatCTACTCCTGGTTATTTTATTGGATACCCAGATAGATCAAAAGGATATAAGTTCTATTGTCCTAATCGTGGCACCAGAATTGTTGAGTCCATTACTGcaaaatttttggaaaatgatgttggTGTTAGTGAGAGTTCTGTATTGAAGGAgttatttgatgatcctaatCCAGTTGTTGTTCCAATTCCTGTTATACAGGAAAGAGCTGTTTCTCCGCCAATTGAGATTGTTAGTGAAGAAcctgaacaacaagaagaaattccAACAATGGTAGAGTCAGTTTCTGAGCCACAAGTCAGAAGATCTCAAAGAGAAAGAAGGTCAGCATTGCCTAATGATTACATTGTCTATTTgttagaaagtgattttaatattgggcATGTAGTTGATCCTGTTACTTTTAAGCAAGCCTTGACATGTTCTGAGTCAGATAAGTGGTTAAGtgctatggaagatgaaatgaattctatggaaaagaatagagtctgGGAACTTGTTGAACTTCCTCCAGATGCTAAAGCTATTGAcaacaa contains:
- the LOC109014051 gene encoding uncharacterized protein LOC109014051; this encodes MSDDSPVLEMTNTPTSETTSPAGTSKPTPEIASSSGSLSKTQSAIRSLSSILPTTTPPDLCTALSLLHDLEVASNISFLLRQPNSGAGDDNLCRWLYDTFQSGESDLQLVVLRFLPIVAGVYLSRVSLSKPLAGFEAVLLALYAHETTSRAGQPITVNVPDLSHPSVYHESISPTKNNSTAFNLAVLSPSLEPLGTVRSTKRARIVGVALELYYSKIFQMPIGSKIDFCDFCVIWAGHEADVVCKDSDYGASELLGANESRERMGKEGRIPLPWELLQPVLRILGHCLLGTRENKELFDAAWAACRSLSARSIHDIDPRAILATGSLLRLGKMAMEPKDDYDPTEVQTSGVITI